GATTCGGAATCATTTTCTGGACAGTAACTGGTTTTAGGGATGATAAAACTTTTCCCCAAATGTCTGTATACATACAAAACTTTGGACGTGAAAAGTTTACAGAATTTCATATGAATAACAATTGTATTAACCAGCAGTTAAGTTTTATCCACCATATTAAACAAAAGCTCCCTCTTCCCAATAACCTTAAAAGAGGTATTTTCAGCTCTAATATTCTGAATGTaatatggggggaaaaaaacctccCAGGAGGTGTTATTAATACAAGGATTCATAACCAAAATTATATCACCAGATATTGGAATGAGCAGTATTAAATCAGTCAAGTTACCAATGAGAAAAGTCAGTATCAAGTCATAGGTACTTAAATATTTATGCTAACGtggttctttgttcttttttttttttttttttttttgagatagagtctcgctctgttgcccaggctggagtgcagtggcgcaatctcggctcactgcaacctctgcctcctgggttcaagcaattccctgcctcagcctcctgagtagctaggattacaggcatccgccatcacgcccggctaattttttttatatttttagtagagacagggtttcatcacgttggccaggctggtcttgaactcctgaactcgtgatccacctgcttcggcctcccaaagtgctgggattacaggcatgagctactgtgcccagcctaacatGGTTCTTTTTATAGATTTCTCACTTAAAAATTTTCTCACTTCTTAATTACTCAGAGAACATCTAAATTAACTTACTAACTGgagaaactgaaaatgaaagaagaaataggtgAGAgtggaatcctcccacctcagcctgctgggactataggcacaggaCACCaaatgtggctaatttttaaaaaaaattttctgtagagacactgggtttcaccatgttcccctggctggtctagaactcctgggctcaagtgatcctcccaccttggcctctcagagtgctgggattacagatagaAGGACCACACCAAGCCCTGAGTCAGATTTTAATAAATTCAGTTTCCATTAGAGtggaaaattttcaaattaatgaattatttatttatttatttatattttttgagacagagtcttgctctgtcgccccgtctggagtgcagtggcatgaacttggctcactgtagcctccgcctcctgggttcaagcaattctcctgcctcagcctcctgagtagctgggattataggcttgcgccaccacccccggctaattttttttttttttttgagacagagtctcgctctgtcgcccgggctggagtgcagtggctggatctcagctcactgcaagctctgcctcccgggtttacgccattcttctgcctcagcctctggagtagctgggactacaggcgcccgccacctcgcccggctagttttttttagtattttttagtagagatggggtttcaccgtgttagccaggatggtctcgatctcctgacctcgtgatccacccgtctcggcctcccaaagtgcagggattacaggcttgagccaccgcgcccagcaattttttttttttgtagtttagtagagacggggtttcaccatgttggccaggctggtctcgaactcctcacctcaagtgatccgcccacttcagcctcccagagtgctgggattacaggtgtgagccacagtgccttgCCAGAGTGGAAATATttaagtaaacaaaatatttctaaatgtaaaCTAATGgcctacttattttatttagcaatttCAGTTTAGGTACTAGGAGTTTAATATTTCATCtatatttggccaggcgcggtggctcaagcctgtaatcccagcactttgggaggccgagacgggaggatcatgaggtcaggagttcgagaccatcctggctaacacggtgaaaccctgtctctactaaaaaatacaaaaaactagccgggcgaggtggctggcgcctgtagtcccagctacttgggaggctgaggcaggagaatggcataaacccgggaggcagagcttgcagtgagctgagatccggccactgcactccagcctgggcgacagagccagactccctctcaaaaaaaaaaatttcatctatattttaattaaataaccaCAGATATTAGACTTTCTCAAAGGTAACATTTTGTCCTAATTTTAGTTTCTCAAATCTTATGAAGGTTATGATGGCTACCCAGCTTGTGAAGTAATAGATGATAACAATATAGTCAGGAAATACCATTTGGTAACCAAGGCTTCAGCAAAGTATTAAGATTATTGTGATTGTGAGTGTTACAGGTAACACTGTTGGCCCCCGACGTTGTCATTTTGTACACTTTGTTGATCAATGGCCTGAATTCATTAAAATTCATACTACATGCCTCAAAAAGAATATTGGATCCCAGCTTAGGTTGCTGAGTATATTCCTGGCCTTTATTAAAATGTAGGTAGATAGAAAGGTGGTAGGGATATTTAAATCTATCATGCTGCTAATTTACTTTCTTTGTAGCACAGCAAGGATAGGGAATTAGGAAAACATTACTCACCCAATAGAGAAAAGGTAGATAGAAAATCCAATATTGACAAAACAGTTAATGCTTTAGTATGATTGAGGATAGGTAATCTAGTGctaaagttggtcagagaatttCCTGCACAAAATGAAAGATCTATTTATGGGAATGCTAGAGAATTTGACTTCTCAGAAATATATAGACCAGCAGTGGttgccttttttcatttttacttctctTCATTCTTAGATCTACGGAATCCAGAGGCAGCATTGTCTCCAACCTTCCGTAGTGACAGCCCAGTGCCTACTGCACCCACCTCTGGTGGCCCTAAGCCCAGCACAGCTTCAGCAGTTCCTGAATTAGCTACAGATCCTGAGTTAGAGAAGAAGTTGCTACACCACCTCTCTGATCTGGCCTTAACATTGCCCACTGATGCTGTGTCCATCTGTCTTGCCATCTCCACGGTAATGACCTGACAGAGTTAGGATTTACAACTTATTTTCAGTTCCTGGTCAGTGTCTTATTGCCCCTACCTCCTCTTCTCTAGCCAGATGCTCCTGCCACTCAAGATGGGGTAGAAAGCCTCCTGCAGAAGTTTGCAGCTCAGGAGTTGATTGAGGTAAAGCGAGGTCTCCTACAAGACGATGCACATCCTACTCTTGTGACCTATGCTGACCATTCCAAGCTATCTGCCATGATGGGTGCTGTGGCAGAAAAGAAGGGCCCTGGGGAGGTGGCAGGGACTGTCACAGGGCAGAAGCGGCGTGCAGAACAGGACCTAACTACAGTAGCTGCCTTTGCCAGTTCATTAGCCTCTGGTCTGAGCTCTTCGGCATCAGAACCAGCAAAGGAGCCAGCCAAGAAATCAAGGAAACATGCTGCCTCAGATGTTGATCTGGAGATAGAGAGCCTTCTAAACCAACAGTCCACCAAggaacaacagagcaagaaggTAGGGGTCATGTGAAAATACTCTCACAATATGCTCTTAATTATAGCTTTGTTTGACAAGGATTTACCCCTAGGGCAAGGAAGTGTTTTTAGAATTGAGGGtttacagtggttctcaaccggGGATGATTCCCTACTGCCCAACTCCCAGGGGATCtggtaatgtctggagacatttttattgTGACACATGGGGGAgtgctattggcatctagtgTGTAGAGGCCCGGGATGGTTgttaaacatcctacagtgcatAGTAGGACAAACCCCCACAACAAACAGTTGTCTGTCCCAAAGTGTCAGTAATGCCAGTGTTGACAAATTCTGATTTAGATAATCTGTCATTGAATCTGAAAGAATTGGATCAAGAGAAGAGGAAtccaaatatatagaaatatagggAGCTATTTCTCTTATATTTCTCCCTATATTTCTGGAGAGGAATACTAGACCAGTTATAGAAATTGACTAAATAATGTGAATTGGTTCTGAGTATAAGTATTGGGCTGACATGAGTTCTTATCTGTTTGGTACTTCTAGTGCGTAAGTTTGAACAAGTTAATTAACTTCTCTTGAGCCttagtcttctcatctgtaatgTGAAGATAATACCAGCATATCCTGCCTTTATAGAATTGAATAGACTCTGAGCTAAAAAGTAAAGTGTTTAGCACTATACTTTTTAGTTCAGCACCCAGTAAATATGTTTTTTTGTAGAAGGAATGCCTTCCTGGGGAGGGGACGTTAATATAATTTTTAGCAGTAGGAACCAGGACTCTTCCATTTTAATTTCATCCCAAATGCATATTTGTGAGGAAGGACTGAACCCCTAACAAATCTCTTATCTGAAGGCTCCAATTTTCCAATATTAAGTTAGCTAATTTAGGGataggcacaatggctcattcctgtaatctcaacactttgggaggccgaggtgggaggatcacctgaggcgaagagttcaagaccagcctgggcaaaatagtgagaccctatccccacaaaaagtaaagtaattaaaacattagctggcatggtgtcttgcacctgtattcccagctacaactgaaggctgaggtgggagaatcacttgagcctgggagttcagtGGGAGAAacagtgagttatgattacaccactgcactctggcctgggtgacagcaagatcccatctcttaaaaaaaaaaaaaaaaaaaagttagctgattTATCTCTTATAAGACATCAATGTCAAAAAGAATTTGCAGAGTTGGTCTAAGAGCCAGTTTGATCTACAAGACATTTTTAAGTGCAAGGCTACTTCTGTCACAGGTCAGTCAGGAGATCCTAGAGCTATTAAATACTACAACAGCCAAGGAACAATCCATTGTTGAAAAATTTCGCTCTCGAGGTCGGGCCCAAGTGCAAGAATTCTGTGACTATGGAACCAAGGAGGAGTGCATGAAAGCCAGTGATGCTGATCGACCCTGTCGCAAGCTGCACTTCAGGTCTCTTGGAAGGGAATGAGGTGGGATGGGTTTGTCAGAAGCAGCcattccttttcagcatattcctTCCAGTCATTGGGGTTCTGTCTGTAATCTTAGTTCATGGTTTGTGTAAGTCCTCCAGACCCTGAAGGTATACTTTCAGAAGTGCATTGTGTGGGAAGAATACAGGCTGTACtcccaaataacttttttttttttaaagaaaaagctcCCTCAGAATAACAAGGTATGTCTGTCTCTCAGCCACGGTGAAAAAGTACTCTGAAAGGAGGATAATCTTAGGAGAAAAGGAACCTGAACTCTTAGGTCAGTGTTTTATTCTGTTCTAACCAACTAAGTCTCCTGCACTGCTTGCCTTCCAGTGGTAAAACAGGAAACCCAGACTTTACTGAGAGATGAATTACAATTGTTCTGTAGTATGAATTATGGATTTCCATGCTACCTGCCTCCCTTAAAACTCTTGGAGAAAGCTCTAACAATAGAATTAGGGGAGGGTAATAAAATAGGAGACATTTTCAAATCATTTGAAATTTGAACTGTTGGATCTACGTCTGGAGCACCATCTTGattctccctttttattttcCCAGACGAATTATCAATAAACACACTGATGAGTCTTTAGGTGACTGCTCTTTCCTTAATACATGTTTCCACATGGATACCTGCAAGTATGTTCACTATGAAATTGATGCTTGCATGGATTTTGAGGCCCCTGGCAGCAAAGACCACACGCCAAGCCAGGAGCTTGCTCTTACACAGAGTGTCGGAGGTGATTCCAGTGCAGACCGACTCTTCCCACCTCAGGTACCTGTCTGCTCAGAAAACTCGTCTTAACTTACAGATTTTGAGTAGGGCAGCCATACACGTTAAGAAAGCAGAGCATAATCAGCAATATTGTTTTGCTTATTGGGAATGGAGGGGGATAGATAAGCTTGTAAGGGAATaggaaaaatcaaatggaaaagagGGACTCGGGCCATGAATCTGAGAGTTAAAGTAGGGAAGATGACCAAATACCACTTTATGCAGTGGATCTGTTGTGATATCCGCTACCTGGACGTCAGTATCTTGGGCAAGTTTGCAGTTGTGATGGCTGACCCACCCTGGGATATTCACATGGAGCTGCCCTATGGGACCCTGACAGATGATGAGATGCGCAGGCTCAACATACCCGTACTACAGGATGATGgctttctcttcctctgggtCACAGGCAGGTAATGCAATTCAGTTATGTAGGTATGGACAGATACAATACAGAGTGAATACTGAGTGGGAGATAAAATCCTGGGTTTTCGTAGCCCTACTATTAAATGTATGACTGATTTAGTCTTTTTTTCCGggggacagtctcactctgttgcccaggctggagtgcagtggtgtgatctcagctcactgcaacctcagcctcctgggttcaagcaattcccctgcctcagtctcctgagtagctgggattacaggcacgtgccaccatgcccagctaattttttctttttgtatttttagtacaaactgggtttcaccgtgttagccaggatggtctgtatctcctgaccttgtgatccactcacctcgggctcccaaagtgctgggattacaggcgtgagccaccatgcccagccagtcttTTTTTCTAGTGAGTCCTAATGCCCATTTACAATGCAAATTATACcctgaatatatatttaactttacatTTGTTCTTTGAGAAAGGTAAGGTTGTTGAGAATactgttttatcttttcattcttaGATCCACCATGCTGCTTTTGGTGTTGTGCATGTAAATGTTCACTGAATGTCTACTGAAAAGGTGTTTATGGTGTTTCTAACACATCAtatattttgaagagaaaaaaaataagggcaTACAAATAGTTGTTTAACTCATTTCTTCCTAGGGCCATGGAGTTGGGGAGAGAATGTCTAAACCTCTGGGGGTAAGTAGTGGTTGTGTTGCTTTCTTTTGAGGGTAATACTGTTATAGTGAGATACATGTTTTCTTCTCCCAGAGTATTCGGTGATTCCTTGCTTCCATAAATGGTACTACCCCTAACTGTACGTTTGACTAAAACTCTAGTTCTTTTTTATGCCCCACAGGTATGAACGGGTAGATGAAATTATTTGGGTGAAGACAAATCAACTGCAACGCATCATTCGGACAGGCCGTACAGGTCACTGGTTGAACCATGGGAAGGAACACTGCTTGGTGAGCAGCAGTAGGGCCCAATTCAATAGGTGGAGCACAAAAGAAGAATCATTTGATTTCTTACTGAGAAAAAGTTCAAAAGGTGGTTTCATAAGGTAATCTGTTATCTGTGGTGAGCAGGTTGGTGTCAAAGGAAATCCCCAAGGCTTCAACCAGGGTCTGGATTGTGATGTGATCGTAGCTGAGGTATGTGCTTCCCAGGCCTCCAAAGCTTCCACATTTCTGTTGGTATCAGTTATTCATGTTGGGTGTATTCTCATCCcagatttttctcatttagaTCACAAATGTAATAGAAGGGGCTAGAATTGCAATCTTGTGTAACTTAAAAAGCAGCTAGTTTTTATTTCCTAGGTTCGTTCCACCAGTCATAAACCAGATGAAATCTATGGCATGATTGAAAGACTATCTCCCGGCACTCGCAAGATTGAGTTATTTGGACGACCACACAATGTGCAACCCAACTGGTAAGGTGACCAGAGAACAGGCTAGTCCTCAAGGGGCTATTACTTATGATTAAGGGCATAACTTAGTAGAGCTTCACACTGTATTCCACTAGTCCATAAATGAGCTTCAGAGGATTCATAAACCACTTAAGCTTGTATTTAAACTGTTTTATGAGATTCTACAAATATTCATTAGAAACTCAACAGGTTCTAGGACCCAAAGCACTGCTCCCTAGGGTTTCTGTTCTCTTCACAATCTAAGGATCTTCCTCAGCCATTCTGTGATATATTGAATCTGCCCCCTGGTGGTTATGAAGTTATCTATTTAATCTGTCAATAATTATATCTTTCATCCCTTTAATAGAGCTTAAAACACATGCTGCTAGCATTTTGCTTATCCAAAGAGTACTCCCTGGTAGCAGCAACTCTGTGAAGCAGGCCTAAGCCTTAGTTACTAACCCTCAGATAATACAGATCCAGTCTATTTTAACACCAGAATCTATGCCAATTCTCAACTAGTCATTCTGCCATATACTATTCTAATGTTCTTTTTAGAAGAATTGGCATATTTGATATGATGATAGGCAGTCTTCATTTggtatacattttttaacaatattaaaccCTCTAATTCCAGGATTTCTGGTTTGCCCCTCCTTTTCCCATTTCAGGATCACCCTTGGAAACCAACTGGATGGGATCCACCTGCTAGACCCAGATGTGGTTGCACGGTTCAAGCAAAGGTACCCAGATGGTATCATCTCTAAACCTAAGAATTTATAGAAGTACTTCCTTACAGAGCTAAGAATCCATAGCCATGGTTCTGAAGAGTGATATTTGTACAAtagctttcttctttatttaaataaacatttgtatTGTAGTTGGGATTCTGAAGTccattctggctctgccacttaacaGGGTGTAATCTTGTGCAACTCATCTCTCAGTATTTCTTATATGTGAAATGGAAGTATTACCTCATTGGGTTGCTGTGAGGGTTCAAACTAAATGAGTGCATGGGAAACATTAAAATGATCATTATAGgctaggcacagtagctcacacctgtaatcccagcactttgggaagccaaggtaggaggataactgtagcccaggagttcaagactagcctgggcaaaatagtgagaccccatctctacccccaCTCtccaaaatcattaaaaaaacaggaatgcaggctgggtgcagaggctcacacctgtaatcccagcactttgggaggccgaggtgggcagatcataaggtcaggagttcaagaccagcctggccaacatggtgaaaccctgtctctactaaaaatacaaaaaatcagctgggcgtagtggcaggtgcctgtaatcccagctactctggaggctgacgcacgagaattgcttgaacctgggaggcagaggttccgtgagctgagatcgcaccactgcactccagcccgggtgacagagtgaggctgtctcaaaaaaaaaacaaaacaaaacaaacacccaaacaccccccccccccccccccagaaaaCAGGAATGCATAGGATAAAACTATGTACATGGTTGGTTGATGAGGAGGTTCTCTAGGACAGCGTTTCCTGTTTTACAGACAGTAaaaatttgagttttatttaaaGTTATCACCACTTGGACTATCATGCTGTAAACTTCTGCTTATTCTGTTACAACTAGGTGGCTTTTCtaatctgtttttctttagatTATGTCCAAGAAATAATGATAGATCTATGGTCTTTTGAAGATATTTCATCAAACACAAGTGAATACAACTTTAGACTTTGGTAAAACCTCTTACTAACGATGTAGTTTTGCCTCTTAGATTCATGAACTGTGATAACTCAGATAAGGATGGTAACTgcagaaataatatatataaagagaaataaactcCTGGGTGATGTCATTTTCCATGTGGCGCAGTGTGCCTGTGTTGAAAAGTTTTGTTCTCAAAGCAGTGTATTGATGTGATAATGGGGAATAACATTTTTTTATGAGGGAACCTTTAATAGAATCTCTTAGCCCTTTTAAAACGGATACACACAGTGGCGTTTTCTCCTAGGCTCAAAGCTGAGTACACTCctgtaattttaataatattttaggcAAGTCCTATGACAATTATACCAACAAGTTTCTTCAACCCCAACCACCCCTACCATATCTATGCTTTGCTTGCCCATACTCCCTTCACCCTTTCCTCTGCTATTACCACTGGTATTTCTGCTTGTggttgaaaataaaaagcatctccAGATTGCAGCAAATTCAGTGGCTCTGCTCCATAGCCTGGCCTCTGACGAAGGAAAAGGGGTGAAACATGAACGGCCATCATGGGTTGTGATCAGGCACTACCAGAAGCCCAGCTTATGTTTCAAAAACAGGCTCTCGGACATGTTCCCAGCAGATAACTCTTCACTGGCTTGGAGAACAGGAAGGACTATTTCACAAACAGTACTGTGTTTGAATTTCTAGAGGCTACCCAGGCCAAGAATACATCcctaagagagaaaaagacacacaaacaGAATTATACACAAACTGAAACAGAATTacagcccattttttttttgagatggacctcccgggttcatgccattctcctgcctcagcctcccgagcagctgggactacaggcgcctgccaccacgcctggctaattttttttttgtattttttagagacggggtttcaccgtgttagccaggatggtctcgatctcctgacctcgtgatccacccacctcgacctccgaaagtgctgggattacaggcgtcagccaccacgcccagtcgcTACATTCTTTttatctgtctttatttttatttttattttgagatggagtctcactgttgcccaggctagagtgcagtggcgttatctccttggctcgctgcaacctccatctcccaggttcaagagattcttctgcctcagcctcctgagtagctgggtctataggcgcccgccaccatagcccagctaatttttgtatttgtagtagagatggggtttcaccacattggcccaGCTGGACTTTTTTTATTGGTCTTAAGCAAATAGGTTCCCAGATAATTTCCTGCAGCATTATGGTGAGATAGTATCACCTTAGAAATATAAGAACAGTGGGCTTAAAAGTCACAAGTAGAGGCAATGCTAATTTACTGTAGAGtttttgaaataggaaatagaaatgCCTTGTCCTACAGCTATAGGTAATTCCCAGGGAAATTTGGGGAGAGGGGTAAAATCTTCCAAActtctccccatttccctcaCAAATTGCAAATTATCATATGCTACTTTCCACTTAGCATTTCTCCCCAGATTCTAATTCCCTAAGTAGTCTGATTTGCACTAAGGATTGAAAAGCTAATATTTGCAAACACTAACAGCCTAATgtattatcatatttttaaagagtatagAGAGGTATGTGGTAACTGAAAAATGTGAACTGCTGATTACGTCATCTTTGGCTATGTGGCAAATGGAAGCTCTTAAGCAGGGGAGCTTTTCTAGTAGACCAGATAGATATATAGCAACCTACTCTACCTAAGGTAAGGTGACACTGAGATGCTGATTTTATGCTCAAGATTACCATGTTTCCCAACAGAATTAACTGACCAGTATCTGAATTATAAAAGGGGGAACTGTAAGCTCACCTGCAGTGCTTCACCACACACTCATTGCTGCAGTATTCATTGTCCCAGTCCTTACTCACAATGGGAGGGTTCTCACAACCAGACCTCACACATCGAGGCTGGGGTGAGAGT
This genomic window from Piliocolobus tephrosceles isolate RC106 chromosome 6, ASM277652v3, whole genome shotgun sequence contains:
- the METTL3 gene encoding N6-adenosine-methyltransferase catalytic subunit: MSDTWSSIQAHKKQLDSLRERLQRRRKQDSGHLDLRNPEAALSPTFRSDSPVPTAPTSGGPKPSTASAVPELATDPELEKKLLHHLSDLALTLPTDAVSICLAISTPDAPATQDGVESLLQKFAAQELIEVKRGLLQDDAHPTLVTYADHSKLSAMMGAVAEKKGPGEVAGTVTGQKRRAEQDLTTVAAFASSLASGLSSSASEPAKEPAKKSRKHAASDVDLEIESLLNQQSTKEQQSKKVSQEILELLNTTTAKEQSIVEKFRSRGRAQVQEFCDYGTKEECMKASDADRPCRKLHFRRIINKHTDESLGDCSFLNTCFHMDTCKYVHYEIDACMDFEAPGSKDHTPSQELALTQSVGGDSSADRLFPPQWICCDIRYLDVSILGKFAVVMADPPWDIHMELPYGTLTDDEMRRLNIPVLQDDGFLFLWVTGRAMELGRECLNLWGYERVDEIIWVKTNQLQRIIRTGRTGHWLNHGKEHCLVGVKGNPQGFNQGLDCDVIVAEVRSTSHKPDEIYGMIERLSPGTRKIELFGRPHNVQPNWITLGNQLDGIHLLDPDVVARFKQRYPDGIISKPKNL